The Nocardioides panzhihuensis genome has a segment encoding these proteins:
- a CDS encoding ribonuclease domain-containing protein, translating to MSGKNRSVLTMIKLLLAALVATTGLLAGSVALAPAAQADWFESCTHKGCAEALDSNRVWASLGYPSNRGWHTWPPTGTCNFSGGAYRNYEGELPSGHAYLEFDVTPRECGAQRQSYRLVVDTTTRDVYFTPDHYSTFYRLV from the coding sequence ATGTCCGGGAAGAACCGCTCCGTGCTCACGATGATCAAGCTGCTCCTCGCAGCCCTCGTCGCCACCACCGGCCTGCTCGCCGGAAGCGTCGCGCTGGCGCCCGCCGCCCAGGCCGACTGGTTCGAGAGTTGCACCCACAAGGGCTGCGCCGAGGCCCTCGACTCCAACCGGGTCTGGGCCTCGCTCGGCTACCCGTCCAACCGGGGCTGGCACACCTGGCCGCCGACCGGGACGTGCAACTTCTCCGGTGGCGCCTACCGCAACTACGAGGGCGAGCTGCCCTCGGGCCATGCCTACCTCGAGTTCGACGTCACCCCGCGCGAATGTGGCGCGCAGCGCCAGTCCTACCGGCTCGTGGTGGACACCACAACGCGTGATGTCTACTTCACCCCCGACCACTACAGCACCTTCTACCGTCTGGTC